The Flavobacterium piscisymbiosum genome includes a region encoding these proteins:
- a CDS encoding porin, which produces MNILNKFFSKKIALLIFLFPFFSNGQTTDSNAQSEVKYPQFKVQGLFQGRYLSGFTPGIDAATGLQHSDGEGVEDTFDIKRMRLGLTTKLSDGFDIVVLANFADVKSDPKNKILENAFARYIFNKNIGLMAGQFRPAFGLEELNPADILRSFDYSNQYTEFGNNGWASFQTGASVFGGFNLGKLPVSYAFSVVNGNGRNQVSDKDDGKQYSSRFAFELNKKHNINFGINGGIGEVFNTKVFAVALDLTADFRLADKLILQTQLEGKQGINHYLYYSLAAEYRTGNINDYEMRGAYFLPNLRYEIKYQKLTAIEFSCRYEYFDRSFKVNSNARQTYTPMAGLEFGKGYTGRIEMGMQFDNYKRNVANTTAYDNNLFIIQFQGRFF; this is translated from the coding sequence ATGAACATTTTAAATAAGTTTTTCTCAAAAAAGATTGCACTTCTAATCTTTTTATTTCCCTTTTTCTCGAATGGGCAAACTACAGATTCAAATGCCCAAAGCGAAGTAAAATATCCTCAATTTAAAGTTCAGGGACTTTTTCAGGGGCGTTATCTAAGTGGTTTTACACCTGGTATAGATGCTGCCACCGGACTACAGCATTCAGATGGTGAAGGGGTCGAAGATACATTCGATATAAAAAGAATGCGTCTGGGGCTTACAACCAAATTAAGCGATGGATTTGATATTGTTGTTCTGGCAAATTTTGCAGACGTAAAATCAGATCCTAAAAACAAGATTCTTGAAAATGCCTTTGCAAGATATATTTTTAATAAAAATATTGGTCTTATGGCAGGTCAGTTTAGACCCGCTTTTGGACTTGAGGAACTAAATCCTGCTGATATCCTTAGATCATTCGATTATTCTAATCAATACACAGAGTTTGGTAATAATGGCTGGGCAAGTTTTCAAACAGGAGCTTCTGTATTTGGAGGGTTTAATTTAGGAAAGCTTCCTGTTAGTTATGCATTTTCTGTCGTAAACGGAAATGGCAGAAATCAGGTATCAGACAAAGACGATGGTAAACAATACTCTTCGCGTTTTGCTTTCGAATTGAATAAAAAACACAATATCAATTTTGGTATTAATGGTGGTATCGGTGAAGTTTTTAATACCAAAGTTTTTGCGGTTGCCTTAGATCTTACAGCCGATTTTAGATTGGCAGATAAATTAATATTGCAAACTCAGCTTGAAGGCAAACAAGGAATAAATCACTACTTATATTATTCTTTAGCAGCAGAATACAGAACAGGAAACATTAATGATTATGAAATGCGTGGCGCTTATTTCTTACCCAATTTAAGGTATGAAATTAAATACCAAAAATTAACCGCCATAGAATTTTCATGTCGTTATGAATATTTTGACAGAAGTTTTAAAGTCAATTCAAATGCCAGACAAACTTATACACCAATGGCAGGTCTGGAATTTGGAAAAGGGTACACGGGACGTATCGAAATGGGAATGCAGTTCGATAATTACAAACGAAACGTCGCCAATACTACAGCATACGATAACAACTTATTTATCATACAATTTCAAGGAAGATTTTTCTAG
- a CDS encoding ABC transporter permease codes for MQNFFSLLKREFRLFWSNKVLRLLFIGAPILYGVLLGYVYGKGKVTDLPIIIIDQDRSELSSKAIQMFEDNEVLHIASILYDQNNLSQIAIEKEATCVVIIPKDFEKMTLTKKYPEITTIVNTSNVLTANYASTAIQVCLGTMKAGVQIETLRKQGVPENLLASQYEPFKTTFIKKYNRSTNYMYFLWPGVLATVLQQVLLLGLALSFASEFENGTFKDLVKRCPSLLNLLAVKIIPYMIMSFGIWIIYWLFTLWFRLPFYENLLPLTFIAGIFVLSVSFIGILVSILVPSQLKATEILMVIATPSFILSGFTWPLSQMPQAVQAIANVIPLTHFLKAFRILIIENGSFSQTTKPIWNMVIIGIVCFVAAYIALHFKKKSVLKEA; via the coding sequence ATGCAAAATTTCTTTTCATTGCTTAAACGGGAATTCAGATTATTCTGGAGCAATAAAGTCCTGAGATTGCTTTTTATTGGAGCACCAATTCTTTATGGCGTTTTATTGGGTTATGTCTACGGAAAAGGCAAAGTGACCGATTTACCGATCATTATTATTGATCAGGATCGATCTGAATTAAGTTCGAAAGCCATTCAGATGTTTGAGGACAATGAAGTTCTTCACATTGCTTCAATCTTATACGATCAGAACAATCTTTCGCAGATTGCTATCGAAAAAGAAGCAACTTGCGTTGTTATTATTCCGAAGGATTTTGAAAAAATGACACTTACCAAGAAGTATCCGGAGATTACAACTATAGTAAATACTTCGAATGTTTTGACCGCCAATTATGCCTCAACAGCAATTCAGGTTTGTCTTGGAACAATGAAAGCCGGAGTTCAAATTGAAACATTAAGAAAACAAGGTGTTCCTGAAAATTTACTGGCATCGCAATACGAACCTTTCAAAACTACTTTCATAAAAAAATACAACCGAAGCACCAATTATATGTATTTTCTTTGGCCAGGCGTTTTGGCGACTGTTTTGCAACAAGTTCTTTTATTAGGATTAGCGCTTTCGTTTGCTTCAGAATTTGAAAACGGAACTTTTAAAGATTTAGTTAAAAGATGCCCTTCACTTTTAAACTTGTTAGCTGTAAAAATAATTCCTTATATGATTATGAGTTTTGGTATTTGGATTATTTACTGGCTTTTTACTTTATGGTTCAGATTGCCTTTTTATGAAAATTTATTACCACTTACTTTCATTGCCGGCATATTTGTGCTATCGGTTTCTTTTATAGGTATTCTGGTCAGTATTTTAGTTCCTAGCCAATTAAAAGCTACAGAGATTTTAATGGTCATTGCAACTCCAAGTTTTATCCTTAGCGGTTTTACCTGGCCTTTAAGTCAAATGCCGCAAGCTGTTCAGGCAATTGCAAACGTAATTCCGTTGACTCATTTCCTAAAAGCTTTTAGAATTTTAATTATAGAAAACGGTAGTTTTTCTCAAACTACAAAACCTATTTGGAACATGGTTATTATAGGGATAGTTTGTTTTGTTGCCGCCTATATCGCTTTACATTTTAAAAAGAAAAGTGTTTTAAAAGAAGCCTAA
- a CDS encoding PepSY-like domain-containing protein, translated as MRTKLNLVVCLIAGLLFGLSANAQKTVIKKEALPANAQTFLKAHFGSKKPSYILEDKEILSTEYKVQFDNKIEIEFDKKGNWKEVDGNGDKIPSSIIPKKIASYVKTNFRKEKITKIEIGTFGYEAKLTNGLELKFNLKGDFTKIDK; from the coding sequence ATGAGAACGAAATTAAACTTGGTAGTCTGCCTAATTGCAGGATTACTATTTGGACTTTCTGCAAATGCACAAAAAACCGTTATTAAAAAAGAAGCTTTACCCGCAAATGCACAAACTTTTTTAAAGGCTCACTTTGGATCTAAAAAGCCCAGCTATATATTAGAAGATAAAGAAATTCTTTCTACAGAATACAAAGTGCAGTTTGATAATAAAATTGAAATAGAATTTGACAAAAAAGGAAACTGGAAAGAAGTTGATGGTAATGGAGATAAAATTCCTTCTTCTATTATCCCGAAAAAAATCGCTTCGTATGTAAAAACCAACTTTCGTAAAGAGAAAATAACCAAAATCGAGATAGGAACTTTTGGCTATGAAGCTAAACTAACAAACGGTTTAGAATTAAAATTTAACCTAAAAGGAGATTTTACTAAAATTGATAAGTAA
- a CDS encoding sensor histidine kinase, translating to MKLQNYTLRYLAITLLVVIPIWAGIFYAHILDEVHDNIDDDLKNSKIIIMRHVFTDKKILNSPEFGINKFTIKPLPKGNYSHKDKLFTSSEFMEYDNEDEPIRVLKTIFNDDNGNSYELIIKASIVEEDDLLADLLLSLIALYVMLVISILAVNHLLLKKIWKSFYIILENIKQIKLGTGSKLVPVNSSIDEFNVLASEVETMLSRNETIYSSQKQFIENASHELQTPLAISINKLELFAENSTLSEEQMIEIGKITDTLNRLTRLNKSLLMLSKIENQQYPEEEEINFNKLISILTEDYSDLADFKKVKITIIENDTLHFTMNKGLAIALISNLLKNALIHNHPEGFVNFTINKNNISISNSGSNYPLNPELIFNRFYRNTTTNESTGLGLPLVKSIIANYSVTIEYLFNDGHTFKINFPKK from the coding sequence ATGAAATTACAAAATTATACCCTTCGTTATCTTGCAATAACATTGCTAGTAGTGATCCCAATTTGGGCAGGAATCTTTTATGCCCATATTCTGGACGAAGTGCATGATAATATTGATGATGATTTGAAAAACTCAAAAATCATAATCATGAGACATGTGTTTACAGATAAGAAAATCCTGAATTCACCTGAATTTGGAATTAATAAATTTACCATAAAACCGCTGCCAAAAGGTAATTACTCTCATAAAGACAAGCTTTTTACTTCGTCTGAATTCATGGAATACGATAATGAAGATGAACCTATCCGGGTTTTAAAAACAATTTTTAATGATGATAACGGAAACTCTTATGAACTAATTATAAAAGCATCAATAGTCGAAGAAGATGACCTTCTGGCAGATTTACTCTTGTCCTTAATTGCGTTATATGTTATGCTGGTAATTAGTATATTGGCTGTCAACCATTTGCTTTTAAAGAAGATATGGAAATCTTTTTATATCATTCTGGAAAACATTAAACAAATAAAACTTGGAACAGGCAGCAAATTAGTCCCTGTTAACTCCTCTATTGATGAATTTAATGTTTTAGCAAGCGAAGTAGAAACAATGCTTAGCCGTAATGAAACCATCTATTCAAGTCAGAAACAATTTATAGAAAATGCATCTCATGAGCTGCAGACTCCTCTGGCGATAAGTATTAATAAATTAGAATTATTTGCAGAAAACTCAACCCTTTCAGAAGAACAAATGATCGAAATTGGCAAGATAACCGATACATTAAACAGATTAACACGATTGAACAAATCTTTGCTAATGCTGTCAAAAATCGAAAACCAACAATATCCGGAAGAAGAAGAGATCAACTTTAATAAACTTATCTCAATATTAACAGAGGACTATTCTGATCTTGCCGATTTTAAAAAAGTAAAAATTACTATCATCGAAAACGATACTTTACATTTTACTATGAACAAAGGATTGGCAATTGCATTAATCAGTAATTTATTAAAAAATGCTTTGATTCATAATCATCCCGAAGGTTTTGTCAATTTTACAATAAATAAAAACAATATTTCAATCTCTAATAGTGGAAGTAATTATCCATTAAATCCAGAACTTATCTTCAATAGATTTTACCGTAATACTACAACAAATGAATCTACTGGTTTAGGTCTTCCTCTTGTAAAATCGATCATTGCCAATTATTCGGTTACTATTGAATATCTATTTAATGACGGACATACCTTCAAAATTAATTTTCCTAAAAAGTAG
- a CDS encoding anaerobic C4-dicarboxylate transporter: MKTSIKIVLCLFFAIAGINLSFANRTDKKEIIAEQTIAQVSVPSDSKITVQKEIATPSKAQNETVKKASTDSEKAIPANAPFLFWSQLVLLLVIIYFGIKYGGIALGMLGGLGVTLLVFLYGVEPGKPPIEVMLIILAVVTTSSSLEATGALNLIVSYAEKLLRKNPNKIVFLAPLTSFTLTMLVGTGHAVYPLLPVIYDVSIKNKIRPERPMAMAAICSQLGITASPISAAAAALVGIFAAANLHVSLIDILKITIPSCLAGLLLAALWSLKRGKDLENDPIFQEKIKDEEQRKYIFGDLEAQTNKFGKKSKTALALFLLGILGIVIIAIFPEAILPLDKEGNPLKMSIVLQFVMLAVGAIILFATKISAKSISDTKVFNAGMVAAIMIFGIAWMSDTVIENNKPYILSLISETVTAHPWTFALAMFCASAFLKSQAATLLVIMPLGISLGIPTPVLIACIPASYAYFFFCFYPSDLAAINFDRSGTTKAGSWILNHSFMIPGMIAVWTAVIVGFGLVELL, encoded by the coding sequence ATGAAAACAAGTATCAAAATAGTACTTTGTCTCTTTTTTGCAATTGCAGGAATCAATCTTTCTTTTGCAAATAGAACAGACAAAAAAGAGATTATTGCAGAGCAAACCATAGCTCAGGTTTCAGTTCCTTCAGATTCAAAAATAACTGTTCAAAAAGAGATTGCAACACCTTCAAAGGCACAAAATGAAACTGTCAAAAAAGCTTCGACAGATTCCGAAAAAGCAATACCGGCAAATGCTCCGTTTTTGTTTTGGAGTCAATTAGTCTTGCTTCTGGTAATTATTTATTTCGGAATAAAATATGGAGGTATCGCGTTGGGAATGCTTGGTGGTTTAGGAGTTACCTTATTAGTGTTTTTATATGGAGTAGAACCGGGAAAACCTCCAATAGAAGTGATGCTGATTATTCTAGCCGTAGTTACAACATCATCATCTTTAGAAGCGACGGGAGCATTAAATTTAATTGTGAGTTACGCTGAAAAATTGCTTCGTAAAAATCCGAATAAAATTGTTTTCCTGGCACCCTTAACAAGTTTTACGCTTACCATGCTGGTAGGTACAGGTCATGCGGTTTACCCGTTATTGCCGGTTATTTATGATGTTTCGATTAAGAATAAAATTCGTCCGGAACGTCCAATGGCGATGGCGGCAATTTGTAGTCAGTTAGGGATTACGGCGAGTCCAATTTCGGCAGCCGCGGCAGCTTTGGTCGGGATTTTTGCAGCAGCAAATCTGCATGTTAGTCTTATCGATATCCTAAAAATTACAATTCCGTCTTGTCTTGCTGGTTTGCTTCTTGCGGCACTTTGGAGTTTAAAAAGAGGAAAAGATCTAGAAAATGATCCAATTTTCCAGGAAAAAATAAAAGATGAAGAACAGAGAAAATATATTTTTGGAGATCTGGAAGCACAAACTAACAAATTCGGAAAAAAATCTAAAACTGCTTTAGCGCTGTTCCTGCTTGGAATTTTAGGAATTGTAATTATTGCTATTTTTCCCGAAGCCATACTTCCATTAGATAAAGAAGGAAATCCTTTAAAAATGAGTATCGTATTGCAATTTGTAATGTTAGCGGTTGGTGCAATCATACTTTTTGCTACAAAAATATCAGCAAAAAGTATTTCTGATACAAAAGTTTTCAATGCAGGTATGGTCGCAGCTATTATGATTTTTGGTATTGCCTGGATGAGTGATACAGTAATAGAAAACAATAAGCCTTATATTTTATCACTTATTAGCGAAACTGTTACGGCTCATCCGTGGACTTTTGCTCTGGCAATGTTTTGCGCTTCTGCATTCCTGAAAAGTCAGGCTGCAACATTATTAGTTATTATGCCTTTGGGAATTTCTTTAGGTATTCCAACGCCGGTATTGATAGCTTGTATTCCCGCTTCATATGCCTATTTTTTCTTCTGTTTTTATCCAAGTGATTTGGCAGCAATCAATTTTGACAGATCAGGAACTACTAAAGCCGGTTCATGGATATTAAATCATAGTTTTATGATTCCGGGTATGATTGCGGTCTGGACAGCAGTTATTGTAGGTTTTGGATTGGTTGAATTGTTATAA
- a CDS encoding response regulator transcription factor, whose amino-acid sequence MKILIIEDEAGLREVVQQSLEKEKYIVETAHDYISGSDKLGSYDYDCILIDIMLPNGSGLDLLKEIKRQKKQSAVIIISAKDAVDDKVKGLDLGADDYLSKPFHLSELHARIKSAIRRNNHNGDNLIVWKNTTLSPEQRTVSIDGKELVLNRKEFDLLYYFIINPNRLINKTAIAEYVWGDHTDQADNLDFVYSQIKNLRKKLKESNAEIDIQAVYGIGYKMS is encoded by the coding sequence ATGAAAATCTTAATAATAGAAGATGAAGCTGGTTTGCGTGAAGTGGTACAGCAATCACTTGAAAAAGAAAAATATATAGTCGAAACCGCGCATGATTACATTTCAGGTTCTGACAAACTTGGATCGTATGACTATGATTGTATACTCATTGATATTATGCTTCCAAACGGCAGTGGGCTAGACTTACTGAAAGAAATAAAAAGACAAAAGAAGCAAAGTGCCGTTATTATCATTTCGGCAAAAGATGCTGTTGATGACAAAGTGAAAGGCTTAGATCTGGGAGCTGATGATTATTTGAGCAAACCTTTTCATTTATCTGAATTACATGCCCGAATCAAATCGGCGATTAGAAGAAATAATCATAACGGAGATAATCTAATCGTTTGGAAAAATACTACTCTTTCTCCAGAGCAACGAACAGTTTCTATTGATGGCAAAGAATTAGTTTTAAACCGAAAAGAATTTGATTTACTCTATTATTTTATCATTAATCCAAATCGCTTAATAAACAAAACTGCTATTGCAGAATATGTTTGGGGCGATCATACAGATCAGGCCGACAATCTGGACTTTGTATATTCGCAGATTAAAAATTTACGCAAAAAACTAAAAGAAAGTAATGCCGAAATTGATATTCAGGCAGTTTATGGTATTGGATACAAAATGAGTTAA
- a CDS encoding PepSY-like domain-containing protein, whose protein sequence is MKKIILTGFIALSLLFSTTSCDNDDDHESVINASELPASASAFVTTYFPGVNYQIIKKQNQADADGSIYDVYLTNGFEIDFDANGNWVDIDGNHQAIPAELIPEKIQTYITVNYPNQFVIAIDNEKTFIEIDLSNNLELIFDTQGNFVRIDH, encoded by the coding sequence ATGAAAAAAATAATTTTAACAGGCTTTATTGCCTTATCACTTTTATTCTCCACAACATCCTGCGATAACGATGATGATCACGAATCTGTAATTAATGCCAGCGAGTTACCAGCATCGGCTAGTGCATTTGTTACAACTTATTTTCCAGGTGTTAATTACCAAATAATAAAAAAACAGAATCAAGCTGATGCAGATGGATCTATTTATGATGTTTACCTCACAAATGGTTTCGAGATTGATTTTGATGCTAATGGAAATTGGGTTGATATTGACGGAAATCATCAGGCGATTCCTGCAGAATTAATTCCAGAGAAAATTCAAACTTACATAACAGTGAATTATCCTAATCAATTTGTGATCGCTATTGACAATGAAAAAACTTTTATTGAAATTGATCTTTCTAACAACTTGGAATTAATATTTGATACTCAGGGAAATTTTGTACGCATAGATCATTAA
- a CDS encoding PepSY-like domain-containing protein has protein sequence MKTKLKLAACLLVGLTFSANAQKTVITKTDLPANAQTFLKTHFAGQEPSYIIKDKETFATDYKVQFTNNIEVEFDAKGNWEEVDGNHTSIPVAIVPKTIASYIKTNFANTSVTKISKDYKGYEVDINNGLELEFNSKGSFLRIDN, from the coding sequence ATGAAAACGAAATTAAAACTGGCCGCATGCCTGCTTGTAGGATTGACTTTTTCTGCAAACGCTCAAAAAACAGTTATAACAAAAACAGACCTGCCTGCAAATGCTCAAACTTTTCTAAAAACCCATTTTGCAGGACAAGAGCCTTCTTATATAATTAAGGACAAAGAAACTTTCGCTACAGATTACAAAGTTCAGTTTACGAACAACATCGAAGTAGAATTTGATGCAAAAGGAAATTGGGAAGAAGTTGACGGAAACCACACTTCAATTCCTGTGGCCATAGTTCCTAAAACAATTGCTTCTTATATAAAAACAAATTTTGCTAATACATCAGTAACCAAAATAAGCAAAGATTACAAAGGTTATGAAGTAGATATAAATAATGGCTTAGAATTAGAGTTTAACTCTAAAGGCAGTTTTTTAAGAATCGACAATTAA
- a CDS encoding PepSY-like domain-containing protein produces MKKTFLTSLMALSILLSTVSCDSNDDATADKTVIEPTTLPTTAKTFTETYFPNAVYKAVKLNIPSYNGTVYDVSLANGFEIDFDANGNWTEIDGGNNPIPTALIPEKINAYIAANYPGLFVVQIENEKTKYDVELSNDLDLVFTMQGDFVRIDHDGDNHNEVVVNPTTLPAAATTLISTHFPDAVIRLVEKKNIAALNGAIYDVSLSNGFEIDFDANGNWTEIDGGRLAIPNALVPEKIAAYVTANYPALLLTAIDKERTYYDVELSNDLDLVFDLQGNFLRIDK; encoded by the coding sequence ATGAAAAAGACATTCTTAACAAGTTTGATGGCATTATCAATTTTACTATCTACAGTTTCTTGCGACAGCAATGACGATGCAACTGCTGATAAAACTGTAATCGAACCAACAACACTTCCAACTACAGCAAAAACATTTACAGAAACTTACTTTCCTAACGCAGTATATAAAGCTGTAAAACTAAATATCCCAAGTTACAACGGAACGGTTTATGATGTTTCTCTTGCAAATGGTTTTGAAATTGATTTTGATGCTAACGGAAACTGGACAGAAATTGATGGAGGAAACAACCCAATTCCTACTGCTTTGATTCCGGAAAAAATCAATGCTTATATAGCTGCAAATTATCCTGGTTTGTTTGTAGTTCAAATTGAAAACGAAAAAACAAAATATGATGTAGAACTTTCTAACGACTTAGATTTAGTTTTTACGATGCAGGGAGATTTTGTTAGAATTGATCACGACGGAGATAATCATAATGAAGTTGTAGTAAACCCAACTACTTTACCTGCAGCAGCAACAACATTAATAAGTACGCATTTTCCTGATGCAGTTATCAGATTGGTAGAGAAAAAAAATATTGCAGCTCTAAATGGTGCTATCTACGATGTTTCTCTTTCAAATGGTTTCGAAATTGATTTTGATGCGAACGGAAACTGGACCGAGATTGACGGAGGCCGCCTGGCTATTCCAAATGCTTTAGTACCAGAAAAAATCGCTGCTTATGTAACTGCAAATTATCCTGCTTTACTATTAACAGCTATCGACAAAGAAAGAACTTATTATGATGTAGAACTTTCTAATGATTTGGATTTAGTTTTTGATCTTCAGGGAAATTTTCTGAGAATTGATAAATAA
- a CDS encoding ABC-F family ATP-binding cassette domain-containing protein — protein sequence MITVNDISVQFGGTTLFSDVSFAINENDKIALMGKNGAGKSTLLKIIAGQSKPSTGSISAPKEAVIAYLPQHLLTKDGSTVMEEASKAFGEIFKMKAEIDEINEQLTVRTDYESDAYMKLIERVSDLSEKFYAIEEVNYEAEVEKILVGLGFEREDFTRQTSEFSGGWRMRIELAKILLQKPDLILLDEPTNHMDIESIQWLEEFLINSAKAVVVISHDRAFVDNITNRTIEVTMGRIYDYKAKYSHYLELRKDRRVHQQKAYDEQQKMIADNRAFIDRFKGTFSKTDAVQSRVKMLEKLVIVQVDEVDNSALKLKFPPAARSGQYPVVVKELSKSYGDHVVFKDANVVIERGEKVAFVGKNGEGKSTMIKAIMKEIGIDEGSVEIGHNSQIGYFAQNQASLLDENATIFETIDAIAVGDVRTQIKNILGAFMFQGDDITKKVKVLSGGEKTRLAMIKLLLEPVNLLILDEPSNHLDMKTKDIIKDALRDFDGTLILVSHDRDFLDGLATKVFEFGNKRVKEHFEDVAGFLAHKKMDSMREIEK from the coding sequence ATGATTACAGTTAACGATATTTCGGTTCAGTTTGGTGGAACTACATTATTTAGCGATGTTTCTTTTGCTATAAATGAAAATGATAAAATTGCCCTTATGGGTAAAAATGGTGCGGGAAAATCGACACTTTTAAAAATTATTGCAGGTCAGAGCAAACCTTCTACAGGAAGTATTTCGGCTCCAAAAGAAGCTGTTATTGCTTATTTGCCTCAACACTTATTGACAAAAGATGGTTCGACTGTAATGGAAGAAGCATCGAAAGCTTTTGGTGAAATTTTTAAAATGAAAGCTGAAATCGATGAAATCAACGAACAATTAACAGTTCGTACAGATTACGAAAGTGATGCTTACATGAAATTGATCGAAAGAGTTTCTGATTTGAGCGAAAAATTTTATGCAATCGAAGAAGTAAATTACGAAGCCGAAGTAGAGAAAATATTAGTTGGTTTAGGTTTCGAGCGTGAAGATTTTACACGTCAAACTTCAGAATTTTCAGGAGGATGGAGAATGCGTATTGAATTGGCTAAAATTCTATTACAAAAACCAGACTTAATTTTACTGGATGAGCCTACCAACCACATGGATATCGAAAGTATTCAATGGTTAGAAGAGTTTTTAATAAATTCAGCAAAAGCTGTTGTGGTAATTTCGCACGATAGAGCATTCGTAGATAATATTACCAATCGTACTATCGAAGTTACAATGGGAAGAATTTACGATTATAAAGCCAAGTATTCTCATTACTTAGAATTACGAAAAGACCGTCGCGTGCACCAACAAAAAGCATACGATGAGCAACAAAAAATGATTGCAGATAACAGAGCTTTTATTGATCGTTTTAAAGGTACATTCTCTAAAACAGATGCTGTACAATCTCGTGTTAAGATGCTTGAAAAGTTAGTTATCGTACAGGTTGATGAAGTAGATAATTCTGCATTAAAATTAAAATTCCCACCAGCGGCCCGTTCAGGACAATATCCTGTTGTGGTAAAAGAACTTTCTAAGTCTTACGGAGATCATGTGGTTTTTAAAGATGCTAATGTTGTAATCGAAAGAGGTGAAAAAGTGGCCTTTGTAGGTAAAAATGGTGAAGGAAAATCGACTATGATCAAAGCGATCATGAAAGAAATTGGTATCGATGAAGGAAGTGTTGAAATTGGACACAACTCTCAAATTGGATATTTTGCTCAAAATCAGGCTTCTTTATTAGATGAAAATGCTACGATTTTTGAAACTATCGATGCAATTGCGGTTGGAGATGTTCGTACGCAAATAAAAAATATTCTTGGAGCCTTTATGTTTCAGGGTGATGATATAACAAAGAAAGTAAAAGTGCTTTCGGGAGGAGAAAAAACGCGTTTGGCTATGATCAAACTATTGTTGGAGCCTGTGAATTTATTGATTCTGGATGAGCCTTCGAATCACTTAGATATGAAGACAAAAGATATCATAAAAGATGCTTTACGTGATTTCGATGGAACTTTGATCCTGGTTTCTCACGATCGTGATTTCCTTGACGGACTAGCAACTAAAGTTTTTGAATTTGGAAACAAACGTGTTAAAGAGCATTTTGAAGATGTAGCAGGTTTCCTTGCACATAAAAAAATGGATTCTATGAGAGAGATCGAGAAGTAA